One window of Dehalobacterium formicoaceticum genomic DNA carries:
- the rpmE gene encoding 50S ribosomal protein L31, which produces MKEGIHPKFQQVEVVCACGNKFTTGSIKNGIKVEVCSQCHPFYTGSKRLLVEEGGRVDKFKKKYGMK; this is translated from the coding sequence ATGAAAGAAGGTATTCATCCAAAATTCCAACAAGTGGAAGTTGTTTGTGCATGTGGAAATAAGTTTACTACCGGATCTATAAAAAATGGTATTAAGGTAGAAGTTTGCTCTCAATGTCACCCCTTCTACACAGGCAGCAAGAGATTGCTGGTGGAAGAAGGCGGGCGTGTTGATAAATTTAAGAAAAAATATGGTATGAAATAA
- the prfA gene encoding peptide chain release factor 1, producing MIEKLQALEDKYEELTKLISDPEVIADQSEWKNLVKAHSDLEDVVAVFREYKKAQSGLDDVRSMLNEKIEDDLREMAELEEDELKEQIEELEKKLKMLLLPKDPNDDKNVIVEVRAGTGGDEAGLFAGDLFKMYSRYAEKNHWRLEILDAHYTDLGGFKEVIFLIEGKGAYSKLKYESGVHRVQRVPDTETSGRVHTSAATVAVLPEAEEVEVDINPNDIRVDVFCSSGPGGQSVNTTQSAVRITHLPTGLVVSCQDEKSQIKNKEKGMRVLRARLLEKYQEEQQGEMASTRKTMVGSGDRSERIRTYNYQQGRVTDHRIGLTLHKLDWILQGELDEIIEALSTTDQAEKLKQVDA from the coding sequence ATGATAGAGAAGCTCCAGGCATTGGAAGATAAATATGAAGAACTGACCAAGTTAATCAGTGACCCGGAAGTAATCGCAGATCAATCGGAATGGAAGAATCTTGTCAAGGCGCATTCTGATTTGGAAGATGTGGTAGCTGTTTTCCGGGAATACAAAAAGGCTCAATCAGGTTTGGACGATGTGCGGTCCATGCTCAATGAAAAAATCGAAGATGATCTGCGTGAGATGGCAGAGTTGGAAGAAGATGAGTTGAAGGAACAGATCGAAGAATTGGAAAAGAAGCTTAAGATGTTGCTCTTGCCCAAAGACCCCAATGATGATAAGAATGTAATCGTAGAAGTGCGTGCAGGGACCGGTGGAGATGAAGCGGGACTTTTTGCCGGGGATTTGTTCAAAATGTATTCTCGTTATGCGGAAAAAAACCATTGGCGTTTGGAAATCCTGGATGCCCATTACACAGATCTGGGCGGGTTTAAGGAAGTCATTTTTTTGATTGAGGGTAAAGGGGCATATAGTAAGCTAAAGTATGAAAGCGGTGTGCACCGGGTACAGCGGGTTCCCGATACGGAAACCAGCGGCCGGGTTCATACCTCTGCCGCCACAGTAGCGGTGTTGCCGGAGGCAGAAGAAGTAGAGGTGGATATTAACCCCAATGATATCCGGGTGGATGTGTTTTGCTCCAGCGGGCCCGGGGGGCAGTCCGTCAATACAACCCAGTCTGCGGTGCGTATTACCCATCTACCCACCGGTCTGGTTGTCTCCTGCCAGGATGAAAAGTCCCAGATTAAGAATAAAGAAAAAGGGATGCGGGTTTTACGCGCCCGGCTATTGGAAAAATATCAGGAAGAACAGCAGGGTGAGATGGCCAGCACAAGAAAAACTATGGTTGGCTCCGGTGACCGTTCCGAACGGATTCGCACCTATAATTATCAGCAAGGACGGGTTACCGATCACCGTATCGGACTAACCTTGCATAAATTGGACTGGATACTCCAAGGAGAGTTGGATGAGATTATTGAAGCTTTGAGCACCACGGATCAGGCCGAGAAACTGAAGCAGGTAGATGCGTGA
- the prmC gene encoding peptide chain release factor N(5)-glutamine methyltransferase: MIDKPSLKIAEWLSWGDKMLQEAGLENSRREAELLLAAVLEISFTLLLTRLQEEINPLQGKAFQKLILQRQNLEPLQYLTGVQNFMSLDFEVNEAVLIPRWDTERLVELALEQLKDNSAPLVADVGTGSGAIIVSLAKYLQRGHFFAIDISPEALQVAERNARRHGLAEEITFLIGDLLEPLLTPAGDGRMKFDLVVSNPPYIPIAEIYSLPSDVQKEPHLALAGGEDGLSYYRRILPQVKEILKPGGQVLLEIGWNQGEDVCALCRSNGFVNISVTRDFGGRDRVVSASFRG; the protein is encoded by the coding sequence GTGATAGATAAACCTAGTTTAAAAATTGCGGAGTGGCTTTCTTGGGGAGATAAAATGCTCCAGGAGGCGGGCTTGGAAAATTCCCGGCGTGAGGCCGAGCTTCTGTTGGCAGCTGTGCTGGAGATATCTTTTACTCTTCTTTTAACCCGACTGCAGGAAGAAATCAATCCCTTACAGGGAAAAGCATTTCAAAAACTGATTTTGCAGCGTCAAAATCTGGAGCCCCTCCAATACCTGACCGGCGTGCAGAATTTTATGTCTTTGGATTTTGAAGTCAATGAGGCGGTCTTAATTCCCCGATGGGATACGGAACGTCTGGTGGAGTTAGCCCTGGAACAGCTGAAAGACAACAGCGCGCCCTTGGTGGCGGATGTGGGCACAGGAAGCGGGGCTATTATCGTCAGTCTGGCAAAATACTTACAACGGGGACATTTTTTTGCCATCGATATTTCACCGGAAGCCCTTCAGGTGGCGGAAAGGAATGCCAGGCGCCATGGCTTGGCGGAGGAAATTACTTTTTTGATCGGTGATCTATTAGAACCCTTATTAACCCCGGCGGGGGATGGAAGGATGAAATTTGATCTGGTGGTTTCCAATCCGCCCTATATCCCCATAGCAGAGATCTATTCTTTGCCCTCTGATGTGCAAAAGGAGCCCCATCTGGCCCTGGCCGGAGGGGAGGACGGATTAAGCTATTACCGCAGGATCCTGCCTCAGGTAAAAGAGATCCTTAAACCGGGGGGGCAGGTTTTACTGGAAATAGGTTGGAATCAAGGGGAAGATGTGTGTGCTCTCTGTCGCAGCAACGGCTTCGTAAACATTTCTGTAACTCGTGATTTCGGAGGAAGAGATCGGGTGGTTTCTGCTTCCTTCAGGGGGTGA
- a CDS encoding chromate transporter: MQEEKINERPTPGKRLWWDIFLTFFKIGAFTIGGGYVMVPFIEKEIVEKKKWMKSEEFLDMLAIAQSAPGVLATNIAVSSCYQIAGIPGAVFGALGAALPSFMIIIIIAMFLLNFQDNRYVAGFFYGAAPAVTMLLFLAAINMVKGVVKERAGMFVLVLGLLGLIGFGVHPILAILIAVVFGAFFYK, from the coding sequence ATGCAAGAAGAAAAGATTAATGAACGACCCACTCCAGGTAAACGCTTGTGGTGGGACATTTTTTTAACCTTTTTTAAAATCGGCGCCTTTACCATCGGCGGCGGTTATGTGATGGTGCCTTTCATTGAGAAAGAGATTGTGGAAAAGAAAAAATGGATGAAATCGGAAGAATTTTTGGATATGCTGGCGATCGCCCAAAGCGCCCCCGGGGTTCTGGCTACTAATATCGCCGTCTCATCCTGTTATCAGATTGCCGGTATTCCCGGTGCTGTTTTTGGTGCTTTAGGAGCAGCCCTCCCTTCTTTCATGATTATTATTATCATTGCCATGTTTTTGTTAAATTTTCAGGATAACCGCTATGTGGCAGGCTTTTTTTATGGAGCTGCTCCGGCGGTAACCATGCTTTTATTCTTAGCCGCCATCAACATGGTAAAAGGAGTGGTGAAAGAGCGGGCCGGAATGTTTGTTCTGGTCTTGGGTTTACTGGGACTCATTGGATTTGGAGTGCATCCTATTTTAGCAATTTTAATCGCGGTAGTTTTTGGAGCTTTTTTCTATAAATAA